The DNA segment AATCCAATAACTTCACTACCTACTACATTTACTCCATATCTTTTGGCTTCAATTTTTATCAGTTCAAATACTCTATACAATGGAGTTTTAGTATAATCTGTCATATTCATTGAAACTTGAACTATCCCTCTGTCTTCAAGCTCTATTCCTATAGCTTTACAATATCTCAATCCTCCGCTTATATGTCTAACAGCTCTAGCAATTTTATTTGCTATATCCAAATTGTTTGTATCTAAATTTACATTAAATGCAACTAAAGGCATTCTTGCTCCAACTGCTGTAACTCCAGCTGTAGGATGTATTTCATTTGGTCCAAAATCTGGCTTCCACTCAGGCTGTTTTATCTTTTCTGCCATTCCTTCAAATTCACCTTTTCTTATTTTAGCTAGATTTTCTCTTGCTGGAGTTGTTGCAGCTTTCTCATAGAGGAAAATTGGCAAATTATACTTTTCTGATGCTTCTTTCGCTAATTCTTTTGCTAACTCTACTGCTTCTGTCATGCTCACATTTTTAATGGGAATAAAAGGTACAACGTCTACTGCTCCCATTCTTGGATGCTGTCCCTCATGTTTAGTCATATCTATAACCTCTACTGCTACTCCCATAGATTCAAGTACAGCATTTTTAACTGCTTCTGGTTCTCCTATAACAGTTACAACAAGTCTATTGTGGTCTTCATCTCTCTTATAATCTAAAAGTTTAACACCTTCTTTGCCTCTAAATGGATTAACTATTTTTTCTATTTTTTCTAAATCTCTACCTTCACTAAAATTTGGAACACATTGTACTATTTTTTGCATTTTAATCCCCTTCCTTGTATCATATTTCAAGGGAGATATCTTATATCTCCCCAATGTCTATCTATAAAAACTTTATTTCATCTTTTTAAATGCTTCTTCAACTAAACCTTTAACTAAATCTTCTTTTGGAATATACGGAATAGTAATATGGTCTGTTTCACTATTCATCTTATTATACTCAATACAAGTTTCAATTGAATTTTCATTTCTAGCCCACGCACGTCTTGAAACTCCTACCATAACATCCCAAGGCATTGCTTTTTTCAATATATTGTCTACTCTTTCACTTCCATCAAGTACCATACCAAATCCACCATTTATAGCTTTACCAATTCCAACTCCTCCACCATTATGAAGTGCTACCATAGTCATACCTCTAGCAGCATTACCTGCAAAACATTGTGTTGCCATGTCAGCCATGATATTACTTCCATCTTTTATATTTGAAGTTTCTCTAAATGGTGAATCTGTTCCACCTGTATCATGATGATCTCTACCAAGCATAACAGGACCTATTTCTCCATTCCTTACCATTTCATTAAATTTAAGAGCTATTTTTAATCTGCCCATAGCATCTTGATAAAGAATTCTAGCTTGAGTTCCAACTACTAAATTATTCTTTTCTGCATCTCTAATCCACACATAATTATCTCTATCTTGACCTCTCCTATTTGGATCTATACATTCCATTGCAGCTCTGTCAGTTTTTCTTAAATCTTCTGGGTCACCGCTTAAACAAACCCATCTAAAAGGACCGTATCCATAGTCAAATAACATTGGACCCATTATATCTTCAACATATGATGGGAATATAAAGCCCTCGCTTTCATCATGACCATTTTTACATATTTCATTAACTCCTGCATCATAAACAGCCTTCATAAATGCATTTCCATAATCAAAGAAATATGAACCTCTATCAACTAAAGTTTTTATAAGTCTAAAATGTTTTCTTAGTGACTCATTTACAAGCTCAATAAATTTTTTCTTATCAGATTTTAAAAGTTCAGTTCTTTCTTCAAATGTCAATCCCTGTGGACAATATCCTCCATCATAAGGTACATGGCATGAAGTTTGATCTGATAATAAGTCTATTTTAATATTATTTTCAACTGCATATTCTAAAAGGTCTACTACATTTCCGTAAAAAGCTATTGATATTGCTTCTTTTTTCTCTTGATACTTTTTAGCAAGTTCATAAGCTTCTTTTGGAGTATTTACTACTGTATCTATCCACCCTTGGTCTATTCTAGTCTTAATTCTAGAATAATCTACTTCTGCTATGATACCTACACCATTAGCTATTTTAACAGCTTTGCCTTGTGCACCACTCATTCCGCCCAAACCTGATGTTACATATAAATATCCTCTTAAATCTTCATCGTCTTTTATGCCTAATTTTAATCTACCTGCATTTAAAATAGTATTAAAAGTACCGTGCACTATACCTTGTGGTCCTATATACATCCAGCCGCCAGCAGTCATCTGTCCATAATTAGCCACGCCCATAGCAGCTGCTTTATGCCATGCATCTGGATTATCATATAAGCCTACCATAAGTGAATTAGTAATAATAACTCTTGGAGCTTCTGGAGAAGATTTAAAAAGACCTAGAGGATGTCCAGACATAACTACTAATGTCTGTTCATTTGTCATTTCCTCAAGATATTTTTTTATAAGTCTATACTGCATCCAGTTTTGACAAACTTGACCAGTTTCTCCATAAGTAACTAATTCATATGGATATAAAGCTACATCAAAATCTAAATTGTTATCTATCATTACTTGTATAGCTTTTGCTTCTAAACATTTTCCTTTATATTCGTGTATAGGTTTTCCCTTAATTGCTCCTTCCGGTCTAAAACGATACCCATAAATTCTTCCTCTAGTAAGAAGTTCATCTAAAAATTCTGGAGCAAGAGTTTCATGAAGTTCTTCTGGAACATAACGCAATGCATTTTTTAAAGCTATTTCCGTTTCTCTAGGAGTAAGATTAAATTCCCTTTTAGGTGCTCTTCTAACTCCTTCCACAAATTTAGGATAAGGCGGCAATTCATTATCAAGCTTTATCGTCATAGCATTACTAATATCAATATTATTTATCATGTAAACACCCCTTTTTATAATATTTTTTAAAATTTTGTTTGAATTTTATAATATTGTCTGAAATTTCTAAGTTTATTATAATATTCTATCGTCTCTAAAGCGTCTATAATTTTTGTTTTATATAATCAACCTTTAGGGTATAATGTATAATATAACTGTAAATTTTTCTCACAGATAGGAGGGACAAATTTGAGTAATTTAGATTTTATCTATAAAAGACATAGTATCCGAAAGTTTAAAAATCAAGATGTACCCATAGAAGATATTAAAGAAATGATAAAAGCTGCTACATATGCTCCATCAGGTAAAAATCTTCAAAACTGGCACTTTGTAGTTGTAAAAAACAAAGAAAAAATTGAAGAAATGGCTAAAATTGTTGAAAGAAAAAGTGATGAATTAGCAAGTTATGCTACTGATGAAGAAATGAAAAAATCTTTTACAAAATATAGAAAATATCAAACTTTATTTAGAAATGCTCCAGTAGTTATTTTAATTTTTGCTGGTCCATACCCTTCTACTGGCTTGGAAATATTAAAAGCTAAAGGAGCTTCTAGTGAAGAAATACATAATTTATTAAGACCATCACCCGGCATACAAAATATAGGTGCTGCAATAGAAAATTTATTACTAGCAGCTGCAAATATGGGATACGGCGGATGCTGGATGACAAGTCCAAATTTTGCTAGTAAAGAAATTCAAGACTACATAGGCTTTAAAAAGGAAGGTTATTTTTTAGCAGCAATAACTCCGATCGGTGTTCCAGAAGAATCAGAGCTAAAAAGTCCTCCTAGAA comes from the Caminicella sporogenes DSM 14501 genome and includes:
- a CDS encoding urocanate hydratase, whose amino-acid sequence is MINNIDISNAMTIKLDNELPPYPKFVEGVRRAPKREFNLTPRETEIALKNALRYVPEELHETLAPEFLDELLTRGRIYGYRFRPEGAIKGKPIHEYKGKCLEAKAIQVMIDNNLDFDVALYPYELVTYGETGQVCQNWMQYRLIKKYLEEMTNEQTLVVMSGHPLGLFKSSPEAPRVIITNSLMVGLYDNPDAWHKAAAMGVANYGQMTAGGWMYIGPQGIVHGTFNTILNAGRLKLGIKDDEDLRGYLYVTSGLGGMSGAQGKAVKIANGVGIIAEVDYSRIKTRIDQGWIDTVVNTPKEAYELAKKYQEKKEAISIAFYGNVVDLLEYAVENNIKIDLLSDQTSCHVPYDGGYCPQGLTFEERTELLKSDKKKFIELVNESLRKHFRLIKTLVDRGSYFFDYGNAFMKAVYDAGVNEICKNGHDESEGFIFPSYVEDIMGPMLFDYGYGPFRWVCLSGDPEDLRKTDRAAMECIDPNRRGQDRDNYVWIRDAEKNNLVVGTQARILYQDAMGRLKIALKFNEMVRNGEIGPVMLGRDHHDTGGTDSPFRETSNIKDGSNIMADMATQCFAGNAARGMTMVALHNGGGVGIGKAINGGFGMVLDGSERVDNILKKAMPWDVMVGVSRRAWARNENSIETCIEYNKMNSETDHITIPYIPKEDLVKGLVEEAFKKMK
- the ftcD gene encoding glutamate formimidoyltransferase; translation: MQKIVQCVPNFSEGRDLEKIEKIVNPFRGKEGVKLLDYKRDEDHNRLVVTVIGEPEAVKNAVLESMGVAVEVIDMTKHEGQHPRMGAVDVVPFIPIKNVSMTEAVELAKELAKEASEKYNLPIFLYEKAATTPARENLAKIRKGEFEGMAEKIKQPEWKPDFGPNEIHPTAGVTAVGARMPLVAFNVNLDTNNLDIANKIARAVRHISGGLRYCKAIGIELEDRGIVQVSMNMTDYTKTPLYRVFELIKIEAKRYGVNVVGSEVIGLVPMEALIKTAEYYLGIEEFSMDQILEKRMME
- a CDS encoding nitroreductase family protein, whose translation is MSNLDFIYKRHSIRKFKNQDVPIEDIKEMIKAATYAPSGKNLQNWHFVVVKNKEKIEEMAKIVERKSDELASYATDEEMKKSFTKYRKYQTLFRNAPVVILIFAGPYPSTGLEILKAKGASSEEIHNLLRPSPGIQNIGAAIENLLLAAANMGYGGCWMTSPNFASKEIQDYIGFKKEGYFLAAITPIGVPEESELKSPPRKPIEEVMTIIE